The Streptomyces sp. NBC_01244 genome contains a region encoding:
- a CDS encoding RidA family protein, whose translation MTSTPEERLAAAGLKLPPTPAPVAVYVPAVQSGHYVYTSGQLPMVDGALPLTGKVGAEVTPEQAKELAQQCALNALAAITSVAGDLSAVKRVVKVVGFVASDPHFTGQPGVLNGASELLGTAFGDAGIHARSAVGVSVLPLDSPVEVEILVELHAPMGL comes from the coding sequence ATGACCAGTACCCCCGAAGAGCGCCTCGCCGCCGCCGGCCTGAAGCTGCCGCCGACGCCCGCGCCGGTCGCCGTCTACGTACCCGCCGTACAGAGCGGGCACTACGTGTACACCTCCGGCCAGCTGCCGATGGTCGACGGCGCCCTCCCCCTCACCGGGAAGGTCGGCGCCGAGGTCACCCCGGAGCAGGCCAAGGAGCTCGCGCAGCAGTGCGCGCTCAACGCGCTGGCCGCCATCACCTCCGTCGCCGGGGACCTCTCCGCCGTGAAGCGCGTGGTCAAGGTGGTCGGCTTCGTGGCCAGCGACCCGCACTTCACGGGACAGCCCGGCGTGCTCAACGGCGCGAGCGAGCTGCTGGGCACCGCCTTCGGTGACGCGGGCATCCACGCCCGCAGCGCGGTCGGCGTGAGCGTGCTGCCGCTGGACTCCCCCGTCGAGGTGGAGATCCTCGTCGAACTGCACGCTCCGATGGGGCTCTAG
- a CDS encoding sigma-70 family RNA polymerase sigma factor, with translation MATRAVARRQSTSSARAVGGEIADRDLVGMYLDEIARTPLLDAAKEVELSQIIEAGVYAQQILDGAIERKGKKPSREELEFLAAEGERAKEVFIRSNLRLVVAVARRYPRSGLPLLDLIQEGNAGLVRAVEKFDYAKGFKFSTYATWWIRQAITRSIADQSRTIRLPVHLVEELGRIRRVQREFNRENGRDPEHAEIAAELDTTEKRVGDVLDWARDPVSLNMGVDEDGDTQFGDLLEDTSAISPEQSVLSLLRSEELEDLLGKLDQRTASIIKMRYGIEDGRERTLTEVGKQHGLTRERIRQIEKHALLELKKMARDTGFDAVA, from the coding sequence ATGGCAACCCGCGCCGTCGCCCGTCGTCAGTCCACGAGCAGCGCTCGCGCTGTGGGCGGGGAGATCGCAGACCGCGACCTGGTCGGCATGTACCTGGACGAGATCGCGCGCACCCCGCTGCTCGACGCGGCCAAGGAAGTCGAGCTCTCGCAGATCATCGAGGCGGGCGTGTACGCGCAGCAGATCCTCGACGGTGCGATAGAGCGCAAGGGCAAGAAGCCCTCCCGGGAGGAGCTCGAGTTCCTGGCCGCCGAGGGCGAGCGCGCCAAGGAAGTCTTCATCCGCTCCAACCTCCGCCTGGTCGTCGCCGTGGCCCGCCGCTACCCGCGCAGCGGTCTGCCGCTCCTCGACCTCATCCAGGAGGGCAACGCCGGGCTGGTCCGCGCCGTGGAGAAGTTCGACTACGCCAAGGGCTTCAAGTTCTCCACGTACGCCACGTGGTGGATCCGCCAGGCGATCACCCGCTCCATCGCCGACCAGTCCCGCACCATCCGCCTGCCCGTCCACCTGGTGGAGGAGCTCGGCCGGATCCGCCGGGTCCAGCGCGAGTTCAACCGCGAGAACGGCCGGGACCCGGAGCACGCGGAGATCGCCGCCGAGCTGGACACGACGGAGAAGCGCGTCGGCGACGTCCTGGACTGGGCGCGCGACCCGGTCAGCCTGAACATGGGCGTGGACGAGGACGGCGACACGCAGTTCGGCGACCTGCTGGAAGACACCTCGGCGATTTCCCCCGAGCAGTCCGTCCTCTCCCTCCTGCGCAGCGAGGAGCTGGAGGACCTGCTGGGCAAGCTGGACCAGCGAACCGCGTCGATCATCAAGATGCGTTACGGCATTGAAGACGGTCGAGAGCGTACGCTGACGGAAGTGGGCAAGCAGCACGGCCTGACCCGCGAGCGGATCCGCCAGATCGAGAAGCACGCGCTGCTCGAACTGAAGAAGATGGCCCGCGACACCGGCTTCGACGCGGTGGCCTGA
- a CDS encoding MFS transporter, with protein sequence MSKTAANPPLSVAAADPSRWKALVFIALAQLMVVLDATIVNIALPSAQTDLGISDGNRQWVITAYALAFGGLLLFGGRIADKWGRKNAFIVGLIGFALASALGGAAQGEAMMLGARALQGAFGALLAPAALSLLAVMFTDAKERAKAFGIYGAIAGGGGAVGLILGGVLTEYLNWRWTFFVNIPFAIVAAVGAWMIIREPAGGRNRAPLDIPGVLLSTTGLVALVYGFTRAESAGWSDGLTVGMFVASVVLLGAFVFVESRTAHPLLPLRVLLERNRGGVYLSLGLAVIAMFGLFLFLTYYLQVVKGFSPVTTGFAFLPMIVGMIAGSTQIGARLMTRVPPRLLMGPGFMVAASGMLLLTQLEVGSSYPALILPAQLLLGLGMGTAFMPAMSLATYGVNPADAGVASAMVNTSQQVGGAIGTALLNTIAASATTAYLTDHAAEVAAGGPAAKLIQAQAMVEGYSSAIWWAVGILVASSLIALTLITTGKPGAGDPVAEGADADMKIPVIAH encoded by the coding sequence ATGTCAAAAACAGCCGCGAACCCGCCGCTGTCCGTCGCCGCCGCCGATCCCAGTCGCTGGAAGGCCCTGGTCTTCATCGCGCTGGCGCAGCTGATGGTCGTCCTCGACGCCACCATCGTGAACATCGCCCTGCCGTCCGCCCAGACCGACCTCGGCATATCGGACGGCAACCGCCAGTGGGTCATCACCGCGTACGCGCTGGCCTTTGGCGGACTGCTCCTCTTCGGCGGCCGCATCGCCGACAAGTGGGGCCGCAAGAACGCCTTCATCGTCGGCCTCATCGGCTTCGCCCTGGCCTCCGCGCTGGGCGGCGCCGCACAGGGTGAGGCCATGATGCTGGGCGCCCGCGCCCTCCAGGGCGCCTTCGGCGCACTGCTCGCGCCCGCCGCGCTCTCGCTGCTGGCCGTCATGTTCACCGACGCCAAGGAGCGCGCCAAGGCCTTCGGCATCTACGGTGCGATCGCCGGTGGCGGTGGCGCCGTGGGCCTGATCCTCGGCGGCGTCCTCACCGAGTACCTGAACTGGCGCTGGACCTTCTTCGTCAACATCCCGTTCGCGATCGTCGCCGCCGTCGGCGCCTGGATGATCATCCGCGAGCCGGCCGGCGGCCGTAACCGCGCACCGCTCGACATCCCCGGCGTCCTGCTGTCCACGACCGGTCTCGTCGCCCTCGTCTACGGGTTCACCCGCGCCGAGTCGGCCGGCTGGTCGGACGGCCTCACCGTCGGCATGTTCGTCGCCTCCGTGGTGCTGCTCGGCGCGTTCGTCTTCGTCGAGTCCCGTACGGCCCACCCGCTGCTCCCGCTGCGCGTCCTGCTGGAGCGCAACCGCGGCGGCGTCTACCTCTCGCTGGGCCTCGCCGTCATCGCGATGTTCGGTCTGTTCCTCTTCCTCACCTACTACCTGCAGGTCGTCAAGGGCTTCTCGCCCGTCACGACCGGCTTCGCCTTCCTCCCGATGATCGTGGGCATGATCGCCGGCTCCACGCAGATCGGTGCCCGCCTGATGACGCGGGTCCCGCCGCGCCTGCTGATGGGCCCCGGCTTCATGGTCGCCGCCAGCGGCATGCTGCTGCTGACGCAGCTCGAGGTCGGCTCCTCCTACCCGGCGCTGATCCTGCCGGCGCAGCTGCTGCTGGGCCTCGGCATGGGTACGGCGTTCATGCCCGCCATGTCCCTGGCCACGTACGGGGTGAACCCGGCCGACGCCGGTGTCGCCTCCGCGATGGTCAACACCTCGCAGCAGGTGGGCGGCGCGATCGGCACCGCCCTGCTGAACACGATCGCCGCATCCGCGACGACCGCCTACCTGACCGACCACGCGGCCGAGGTCGCGGCGGGCGGCCCGGCGGCGAAGCTGATCCAGGCCCAGGCCATGGTGGAGGGCTACTCCTCCGCGATCTGGTGGGCGGTCGGCATCCTGGTCGCCAGCTCCCTCATCGCCCTGACCCTCATCACCACGGGCAAGCCGGGCGCGGGCGACCCGGTCGCCGAGGGCGCGGACGCCGACATGAAGATCCCGGTGATCGCCCACTGA
- a CDS encoding WhiB family transcriptional regulator, producing MGTTLPRPSRDDDWWKRALCTSDEECAELFYSEASGSAARAKRICFSCPVRGACLEHAQEIGEFSGIWGGLTGHERRARSRHGRP from the coding sequence ATGGGGACCACGCTTCCGCGGCCCTCCCGGGACGACGACTGGTGGAAGAGGGCCCTGTGCACCTCCGACGAGGAGTGCGCCGAACTCTTCTACTCCGAGGCCTCGGGCTCCGCCGCCCGGGCCAAGCGGATCTGCTTCTCCTGCCCGGTCCGCGGAGCCTGCCTGGAGCACGCCCAGGAGATCGGCGAGTTCTCGGGGATCTGGGGCGGACTCACCGGACACGAGCGCCGCGCCCGCAGCCGGCACGGCCGCCCCTGA
- a CDS encoding helix-turn-helix transcriptional regulator yields MTDTPARLLSLLSLLQTPREWPGSELAERLRVSARTIRRDIDRLRELGYPVEATLGAEGGYRLVAGAAMPPLVLDDEEAVAIAVGLRAGAGHAIEGVEEASVRALAKLEQVLPGRLRRRVGALQSATVAVTRGDGASVDPRTLTAIASAVAGPERLRFAYRARDGVDSRRLVEPYRLVSTGSRWYLVAYDMERGDWRTFRVDRVSEPHATGARFVGRELPMDAVDFVRRGLRGGESTYRVDVTFAAAAGLPEWVREFVVPPGGGGEGAAVRVRFESADSPEWLVARLALVGVPFTVHGPGVLVEAARALGARLAEAAGP; encoded by the coding sequence ATGACCGACACCCCGGCCCGCCTCCTCTCCCTGCTCTCCCTGCTCCAGACCCCGCGCGAGTGGCCCGGCAGCGAGCTGGCCGAGCGGCTGCGCGTGAGCGCCCGTACGATCCGGCGCGATATCGACCGGCTGCGGGAGCTGGGGTACCCGGTGGAGGCCACGCTGGGCGCGGAGGGCGGCTATCGGCTGGTGGCGGGCGCCGCGATGCCGCCGCTCGTCCTGGACGACGAGGAGGCCGTCGCGATCGCCGTGGGGCTGCGGGCGGGGGCCGGGCACGCGATCGAGGGTGTGGAGGAGGCCTCCGTACGCGCCCTCGCGAAGCTGGAGCAGGTCCTGCCGGGGCGGCTGCGGCGGCGGGTGGGCGCGCTGCAGTCGGCGACGGTCGCGGTGACGCGGGGCGACGGGGCGAGCGTGGATCCGCGGACGCTGACGGCGATCGCCTCGGCGGTGGCGGGGCCGGAGCGGCTGCGGTTCGCGTACCGGGCCCGGGACGGGGTGGACTCGCGGCGGCTGGTGGAGCCGTACCGGCTGGTCAGTACCGGGAGCCGGTGGTACCTGGTGGCCTACGACATGGAGCGCGGGGACTGGCGCACCTTCAGGGTGGACCGGGTGAGCGAGCCGCACGCGACGGGGGCGAGGTTCGTGGGGCGGGAGCTGCCGATGGACGCGGTGGACTTCGTGCGGCGGGGGCTGCGGGGCGGGGAGTCGACTTACCGGGTCGACGTCACCTTCGCGGCGGCGGCGGGGCTGCCGGAGTGGGTGCGGGAGTTCGTGGTTCCCCCGGGTGGGGGTGGGGAGGGCGCCGCTGTGCGGGTGCGGTTCGAGTCGGCGGACTCGCCGGAGTGGCTGGTGGCGCGATTGGCGCTGGTGGGGGTGCCGTTCACCGTGCACGGGCCCGGGGTCCTGGTGGAGGCAGCGCGGGCGCTGGGGGCGCGGCTGGCGGAGGCGGCGGGGCCGTAG
- a CDS encoding PucR family transcriptional regulator, translated as MRLRDLLSSEEAQAPADPCLLRLLRLPGGERDLDRPVLGTVTIDLPDPGRFVSPGDLVLSGLAWHRQDRQGRQDTAADPSDAFVRVLVEAGAVALGAGEARFGHVPDDLVEACARYGLPLLAVGVEVPFTSVTEYVARGRTEERIGGLAALVDRHRRFSTDRQAGAGADALLELLLAELDLRAHILSPTGRQIAGARPPLPEKTASALAGRFLAAERAGERAPHRTVARGTAFSLFPVRSGALEGDSAPGAALTDWLIAVEADSADWNDERVDLLDRLARLVAVERAGRDTDRTMRRRAAERLLALVGPAAAGESEQALLEEEEAAARLTAGAAGVVGADDRGGSGGPEGRLRWQAVSARLDPKGVHGFPVAASVRDLLEEVLLHPRCLGPDAGPRMAVTAAGDGAEAVAFVLVGAEGLLTPDAVVRVAGGSLPRGLRAGERLAFGVSDPVGGAAQLRHALAQARNARQVAAPSQAVAACGPDDLAAHVMALLPLIPAEVRREFSRRLLAPLTDYDRRYRSDLVPTLRSFLEHDGSWARCGEALHLHVNSLRYRISRIEALTGRNLSRLEDKMDFAAALRMG; from the coding sequence ATGAGGCTGCGTGATCTGCTGTCGTCCGAAGAGGCCCAGGCGCCTGCGGACCCGTGTCTGCTGCGCCTGCTGCGCCTGCCCGGCGGCGAACGGGACCTCGACCGGCCCGTGCTGGGCACGGTGACCATCGACCTGCCCGACCCGGGGCGGTTCGTGTCACCCGGTGACCTGGTGCTGTCCGGACTGGCCTGGCACCGGCAGGACCGGCAAGGCCGACAAGACACAGCGGCGGACCCGTCCGACGCGTTCGTCCGTGTCCTCGTGGAGGCGGGCGCCGTGGCGCTGGGCGCGGGCGAGGCGCGGTTCGGCCACGTCCCCGACGATCTGGTGGAGGCCTGCGCCCGGTACGGGCTGCCGCTGCTCGCGGTGGGCGTGGAGGTGCCGTTCACCTCGGTCACCGAGTACGTGGCACGGGGCCGGACCGAGGAGCGGATCGGCGGCCTCGCCGCGCTCGTGGACCGGCACCGGCGCTTCAGCACCGACCGCCAGGCCGGGGCGGGGGCCGACGCCCTGCTCGAACTGCTGCTGGCCGAGCTGGACCTGCGCGCGCACATCCTCTCCCCGACCGGCCGGCAGATCGCGGGCGCGCGCCCGCCGCTGCCGGAGAAGACGGCCTCGGCTCTGGCCGGGCGGTTCCTGGCCGCCGAACGGGCGGGCGAGCGGGCCCCGCACCGTACGGTCGCCCGCGGGACGGCCTTCTCCCTGTTCCCGGTCCGCTCCGGGGCCCTGGAGGGGGATTCCGCTCCCGGTGCGGCGCTGACCGACTGGCTGATCGCCGTCGAGGCCGACAGCGCCGACTGGAACGACGAACGCGTCGACCTCCTGGACCGGCTCGCGCGGCTCGTCGCGGTGGAGCGCGCCGGCCGCGACACCGACCGTACGATGCGGCGGCGCGCCGCCGAACGGCTGCTGGCGCTGGTCGGCCCGGCCGCCGCCGGGGAGAGCGAGCAGGCGCTGCTCGAGGAGGAAGAGGCGGCGGCCCGGCTCACGGCGGGGGCCGCTGGGGTCGTCGGCGCGGACGACCGGGGAGGCTCCGGAGGCCCCGAAGGCCGGCTCCGCTGGCAGGCCGTATCGGCCCGGCTGGACCCGAAGGGGGTGCACGGGTTTCCCGTGGCGGCGTCCGTGCGCGACCTGCTGGAGGAGGTCCTGCTGCATCCGCGCTGTCTGGGGCCGGACGCCGGACCGCGGATGGCCGTCACGGCGGCCGGGGACGGGGCCGAGGCCGTCGCCTTCGTGCTCGTCGGGGCGGAAGGACTGCTGACCCCCGACGCGGTCGTACGGGTCGCCGGCGGCTCGCTGCCGCGCGGGCTGCGGGCCGGGGAACGGCTGGCCTTCGGCGTCAGCGACCCGGTGGGCGGGGCCGCGCAATTGCGGCACGCGCTCGCGCAGGCCCGTAACGCCCGCCAGGTCGCGGCCCCTTCGCAAGCGGTCGCCGCCTGCGGGCCGGACGATCTCGCCGCGCACGTCATGGCGCTGTTGCCACTGATCCCGGCCGAGGTCCGGCGGGAGTTCAGCCGCCGGCTGCTGGCCCCGCTGACCGACTACGACCGGCGCTACCGCTCCGACCTGGTGCCCACCCTGCGGTCCTTCCTGGAACACGACGGCTCCTGGGCGCGCTGCGGGGAGGCACTGCACCTGCACGTGAACTCGCTGCGCTACCGGATCAGCCGCATCGAGGCGCTGACCGGGCGCAACCTGAGCCGGCTGGAGGACAAGATGGACTTCGCGGCGGCCCTGCGGATGGGCTGA
- a CDS encoding TetR/AcrR family transcriptional regulator, whose protein sequence is MRAAAGKVKAAGKRARTGADAVPRPRADAVRNRERILAAARDVLVEFGPAAPLDEIARRAGVGNATLYRHFPDRPALIHHVVLFGLDRVAALAVDSLAEEPDAFAALCRFTHAAADERIGALCPVLSSDFDHDHPELLVSRETLEEAVEALLAAGRSCGLVRADIGVGDLMIALSQLSRPLPGTGCFDADVFVHRHLQLFLDGLRAPARSELPGSATTLADLRRKAM, encoded by the coding sequence GTGCGTGCGGCGGCCGGCAAGGTCAAGGCGGCGGGCAAGCGTGCGCGTACCGGCGCGGACGCGGTACCGCGTCCGCGCGCCGACGCCGTCCGCAACCGGGAGCGCATCCTGGCCGCCGCCCGCGACGTGCTCGTGGAGTTCGGCCCCGCCGCCCCCCTCGACGAGATCGCCCGCCGGGCCGGAGTCGGCAACGCCACGCTCTACCGGCACTTCCCCGACCGGCCCGCCCTGATCCACCACGTCGTGCTCTTCGGTCTGGACCGGGTGGCCGCCCTGGCCGTCGACTCCCTCGCCGAGGAGCCGGACGCCTTCGCCGCCCTGTGCCGCTTCACGCACGCGGCGGCCGACGAGCGGATCGGAGCCCTGTGCCCCGTACTCTCCAGCGACTTCGACCACGACCACCCCGAACTGCTCGTCTCCCGCGAGACCTTGGAGGAAGCCGTCGAGGCCCTGCTGGCCGCCGGCCGCTCCTGCGGACTCGTGCGCGCGGACATCGGCGTCGGCGACCTGATGATCGCGCTCTCCCAGCTCAGCCGCCCGCTCCCGGGTACCGGCTGCTTCGACGCGGACGTGTTCGTCCACCGTCATCTCCAGCTCTTCCTCGACGGGTTGAGGGCCCCTGCCCGGTCCGAACTGCCGGGCTCGGCGACCACGCTGGCGGACCTGAGGCGGAAAGCCATGTGA
- a CDS encoding zinc-binding dehydrogenase, with protein MKAFALRRTGEPPAVLERPVPHPGAGEVLVRTTAALICAWDGHTAAGAPTGLGHEAVGVVEAVGPGVCPSYVGRRVGVEGHGRLAEFFRAPAAGAGLVPLPDTISDHQALYAAGALPTGFAAAEESGPPPGGSVVVFGQGAVGLGATIAAGRLRGARVIAVEPEMKRQRLALRFGADVVIDPAYEDTTERILELTGGAGADRAIMATAAPAAARAARGGLSGSGKITYARCRPPRSSGARLARALHLIGDGLVDPTVITTHEFPFDRVGEAFGRLAAKEPGMIKPVIVFPRPDGESDNDHKEIRP; from the coding sequence GTGAAGGCCTTCGCGCTGCGCCGTACCGGCGAGCCGCCCGCCGTGCTGGAACGGCCCGTCCCCCACCCCGGGGCGGGCGAGGTCCTCGTGCGCACCACGGCCGCGCTCATCTGCGCCTGGGACGGGCACACCGCCGCCGGGGCGCCCACCGGGCTCGGCCACGAGGCCGTCGGCGTCGTCGAGGCCGTCGGCCCCGGGGTCTGCCCCTCCTACGTCGGCCGGCGCGTCGGCGTCGAGGGCCACGGGCGGCTCGCCGAGTTCTTCCGCGCCCCGGCGGCCGGGGCCGGACTGGTCCCGCTCCCCGACACCATCTCCGACCACCAGGCCCTCTACGCGGCGGGCGCGCTCCCCACCGGCTTCGCCGCCGCCGAGGAGTCCGGGCCGCCCCCGGGCGGCAGCGTCGTCGTCTTCGGCCAGGGCGCGGTCGGGCTCGGCGCGACCATCGCGGCCGGCCGGCTGCGCGGGGCCCGCGTCATCGCCGTCGAGCCGGAGATGAAGCGCCAGCGCCTCGCCCTGCGGTTCGGGGCCGACGTGGTGATCGACCCGGCCTACGAGGACACCACCGAGCGGATCCTGGAGCTGACCGGCGGCGCCGGCGCCGACCGCGCGATCATGGCGACGGCCGCGCCCGCCGCCGCGAGGGCCGCCCGCGGGGGGCTGTCCGGCAGCGGGAAGATCACGTACGCCCGCTGCCGGCCGCCGCGGAGCAGTGGGGCGCGGCTCGCGCGGGCACTGCACCTGATCGGGGACGGGCTGGTGGACCCGACGGTGATCACCACGCACGAGTTCCCGTTCGACCGGGTCGGGGAGGCCTTCGGGCGGCTCGCCGCCAAGGAGCCGGGCATGATCAAGCCGGTGATCGTCTTCCCGCGGCCGGACGGCGAAAGCGACAACGACCACAAGGAGATCCGCCCATGA
- a CDS encoding Uma2 family endonuclease — protein sequence MTALAHETLEAVMPKVATPPSDLDDVLWQAWQAIELPEGYHAEIIEGLIEVSPTGRLSHSQVANRLRRALDKFLDRSEFAAFQDTNVIQARKAWIPDVLVAPEDVEEHGSEDGIGIKASAVQLIIEVVSPGNDSVTRDRTRKRREYARAGIPVYVLIDDHDERGIVTVLTSPDPDQAIYGDELRAGYGATATIPSGPAKGFTIGEDITGPPRVA from the coding sequence ATGACCGCTCTCGCCCACGAGACGCTGGAGGCCGTAATGCCGAAGGTCGCGACCCCCCCGTCGGACCTTGACGACGTCCTGTGGCAGGCATGGCAAGCGATCGAACTCCCCGAGGGCTACCACGCCGAAATCATCGAGGGGCTCATCGAGGTGTCACCCACGGGTCGCTTGTCGCACAGCCAGGTCGCCAACCGTCTTCGCCGCGCCTTGGACAAGTTCCTGGACCGGAGCGAGTTCGCGGCCTTCCAGGACACCAATGTCATTCAGGCGCGGAAGGCCTGGATCCCCGACGTCCTGGTGGCACCCGAGGACGTGGAAGAGCACGGCAGCGAGGACGGGATCGGCATCAAGGCCTCCGCCGTCCAGTTGATCATCGAAGTCGTCTCCCCCGGCAACGACAGCGTGACACGTGACCGCACCCGTAAGCGGCGTGAATACGCGCGGGCGGGCATCCCCGTCTACGTCCTCATCGACGACCACGACGAGCGCGGCATCGTGACCGTGCTGACCTCCCCAGATCCGGACCAGGCCATCTACGGCGATGAGCTCCGGGCGGGCTACGGCGCCACGGCCACCATCCCGAGCGGGCCCGCGAAGGGGTTCACCATCGGCGAGGACATCACCGGGCCTCCCCGCGTCGCCTAA
- a CDS encoding M6 family metalloprotease domain-containing protein: MPQTRHRIRKPSRTSVYVGITALALGITATASAGISSRSHSAAGPVGATSAESMLAPCRISGAMGVQMSEGLPTAPGYSRSTGEVRALNLMIDFPDAKGEGTAADRMAEFFPQTSDWFRISSYGRLTYRAEAPIKNWLRMPMPFAAYGIERGSAYEPGYRQLVEHIIKTADTEVDFSRYDLINILVTPNAGPSALDTVLSVTFSGNGEAPMADGVPLANTSFVYSRQDDGSGSYRETGYRVLPHENGHVFGLPDLYTADGGGTVGHWDIMSEDWGANNDLLGWHKWKLGWLDSNQISCAGKSGVSDHVLSPLAVEGGTKLAFIPVSESAGYAVEVRTRAGNDEAVCKPGVLIYRVDSEVDTGRGPVTVSDSSSASGGCTRRSNVHAELSDAPFRPGETFTDEKSGISVSVVGELRNGSYQVRVTRP; encoded by the coding sequence ATGCCGCAGACGCGCCACCGGATACGCAAGCCAAGCCGCACCAGTGTGTACGTGGGCATCACCGCGCTGGCCCTCGGCATCACGGCGACGGCGAGCGCGGGCATATCCAGTCGCAGCCATTCGGCCGCCGGGCCGGTGGGCGCGACCAGCGCCGAGTCGATGCTCGCGCCCTGCCGGATCTCCGGCGCGATGGGCGTGCAGATGTCCGAGGGACTGCCGACCGCACCCGGATACTCGCGCTCGACCGGCGAGGTCCGGGCACTGAACCTGATGATCGACTTCCCCGACGCCAAGGGCGAGGGCACGGCGGCCGACCGGATGGCGGAGTTCTTCCCGCAGACGTCCGACTGGTTCCGCATCAGCTCCTACGGGCGGCTGACCTACCGGGCCGAGGCCCCGATAAAGAACTGGCTGCGGATGCCCATGCCGTTCGCGGCGTACGGGATCGAGCGGGGTTCCGCGTACGAGCCCGGCTACCGCCAGCTCGTGGAACACATCATCAAAACCGCCGACACCGAGGTCGATTTCTCCCGGTATGACCTGATAAATATCCTGGTCACCCCGAACGCCGGCCCCTCCGCCCTCGACACCGTCCTCTCCGTCACCTTCTCCGGCAACGGCGAGGCCCCGATGGCCGACGGCGTCCCGCTCGCCAACACGTCCTTCGTCTACAGCCGCCAGGACGACGGCTCCGGCTCCTACCGGGAGACCGGCTACCGGGTGCTCCCCCACGAGAACGGGCACGTCTTCGGCCTGCCCGACCTCTACACCGCCGACGGCGGCGGCACGGTGGGGCACTGGGACATCATGAGCGAGGACTGGGGCGCCAACAACGACCTGCTGGGCTGGCACAAGTGGAAGCTGGGCTGGCTCGACAGCAACCAGATCAGCTGCGCCGGGAAGTCCGGGGTCAGCGACCACGTGCTGAGCCCGCTGGCCGTGGAGGGCGGCACCAAGCTGGCGTTCATCCCGGTCTCGGAGAGCGCCGGGTACGCGGTGGAGGTGCGCACCCGCGCCGGGAACGACGAGGCCGTCTGCAAGCCCGGAGTGCTCATCTACCGGGTGGACTCCGAGGTGGACACCGGCCGCGGGCCCGTCACCGTCTCCGACAGCTCCTCCGCGAGCGGAGGCTGCACCCGGCGGTCCAACGTGCACGCGGAGCTCTCGGACGCGCCGTTCCGGCCGGGCGAGACCTTCACCGACGAGAAGTCGGGCATCAGCGTCTCGGTCGTGGGCGAGCTGCGCAACGGCAGCTATCAGGTCCGGGTCACCCGGCCTTGA
- a CDS encoding dioxygenase family protein has protein sequence MPTPEATTPTRMPALYLSHGAPPLADDPLWPAELAAWSADLPRPRAILMVSAHWEEAPLALGATEPVPLVYDFWGFPEHYYQVRYDAPGAPGLAAAVRALLKAPGTPVQDIPDRGLDHGAYVPLVEMFPEADIPVLQISMPTLDPRRLMEIGRKLAPLRDEGVLIVGSGFFTHNLAALRHTGPGVPSWSAEFDAWGHEALAAADIDALLDFEAKSPAGRLAHPRTEHFAPLFVTLGAAESDLTTPTTPVSGFWMGLSKRSLQFG, from the coding sequence ATGCCGACGCCCGAAGCCACCACCCCCACCCGGATGCCGGCGCTGTACCTGAGCCACGGAGCCCCGCCCCTCGCGGACGACCCGCTCTGGCCCGCCGAGCTGGCCGCCTGGTCCGCGGACCTGCCCCGCCCCCGCGCGATCCTGATGGTCTCCGCCCACTGGGAGGAGGCCCCGCTCGCCCTCGGAGCCACCGAACCGGTCCCGCTCGTCTACGACTTCTGGGGCTTCCCCGAGCACTACTACCAGGTCCGCTACGACGCTCCGGGCGCCCCCGGGCTGGCCGCGGCGGTCCGCGCGCTCCTCAAGGCCCCGGGCACCCCCGTCCAGGACATCCCCGACCGCGGCTTGGACCACGGCGCGTACGTCCCGCTGGTGGAGATGTTCCCCGAGGCCGACATACCGGTGCTCCAGATATCCATGCCGACCCTCGATCCGCGCCGCCTGATGGAGATCGGCCGCAAGCTGGCCCCCCTGCGCGACGAGGGCGTCCTCATCGTCGGCAGCGGCTTCTTCACCCACAACCTGGCCGCCCTGCGCCACACCGGCCCCGGCGTCCCGTCGTGGTCCGCCGAATTCGACGCCTGGGGCCACGAGGCACTGGCCGCCGCCGACATCGACGCCCTGCTGGACTTCGAAGCCAAGTCCCCGGCGGGCCGCCTGGCCCACCCGCGGACGGAACACTTCGCCCCCCTGTTCGTCACCCTGGGCGCCGCGGAATCCGATCTCACCACCCCCACCACCCCGGTCTCGGGCTTCTGGATGGGCCTCTCGAAGCGGTCCCTGCAATTTGGCTGA